CCTCCGCTGGTTCACAAGGCGTTCCGGAGTTGGCGCGGCGACGAGCGCGTGTACATCGGCCCGCTGCGCGACGCCAGCGAATCGCCAGACCGGCAACTGTCGATCTCCGGCATCGGTCGACTCAACGCGTCGCTGGTCGAGCAGCTCGATGGCGGCTTGGGCGATCTGCTGCACTACGGCGACGCCATTTCCATGGCGCACTCGATCGAGGCGCGCGTGCCGTTCTTGGATTATCGCCTGGTGGAGTTTTGTATTCGGTTGCCGGGCGAATACAAATTTCGCGCCGGTCGCGGGAAGGCGGTGCTACGCGAGGCGGTCAAAAAATTGGTTCCCGCCGAGATTCTGGACAATCGCAAGAAGTTGGGTTTTCCCACCCCCATCGCGCGCTGGTTTCGCGAGCAACCCGAGAACACCGTCTACCCGGTGCTGCGCAGCGAAACCTGCCGCCGGCGAGGTATTTTTTCTCCGGCGGAAATGGAGTCGGCCATCGCGCAGCACGTAGCGGGCAAACAAGACTTTTCGAGCAATATTTATCGCTGGCTGCTCACGGAACTTTGGTTCCAGGAGTTTATCGATCAGCGCCCCGCAGCGAGACACGATTGGTCTGCGCCGGACGCCAAGCGTATGGCCGAAGTCGCCGCCGCCTGAGTGGATTAATACGGGACGTACGACTTACAGGCCACATGGCGGTGGAAGCATGTTCATCATTTCTCTGGCAGGCCATTCCGCCCAAGCTGTCGTCAGCGTAATCTGTAGGATGCGAAGCCGCCGGTTGGGCCGCGCTGTGGACTGCTCCGCAGGCAGTCGCGCGCGACTCACTGGCAGGCAAACTGATGACCGGCGGGATCTACGCGCCGGATACCCCATCTCAATTGGATATTCCCGGTTGCGTCTCGCTTGCCAAGGGGCGACTGCGTGAGTTTAGGTTTTCGCAAGCGAAACGAGCCATCAGGTCAGCCGGGGGAGCGCTGGGTGATCGTCACCCAGTATTACCCCCCCGAGCCGGGGGCGCCGCAGATTCGCCTGCACACTTTGGCGACACGCTTGAAAGCGGCCGGCATCGATGTGCGCGTGCTGACCGGCATGCCCAACTACCCGGTGGGCGTGATTCACGAGAAGTATCGCGGCAAGCTGCACTCGACCGAAACGATCGATGGGATCGAAGTGCAGCGGGTATGGCTCTATCCGGCGACAGGGCGTAAGTTCCTCAGGCGGTTGGCCAACTATCTTTCGTTCACATTCACAGCCACGTGTTACCTGCTGTTCATGCCGCGGGTCGATGTGTTGTTCGTCGAGTCGCAACCCATCTCGCTCGGCATCGCCGGCGTGTTGATGAAGTGGTTTCGCGGCGTGCCGTATGTCTACAACATTCCCGACCTACAGGCCGACTCCGCCAAGCAACTGGGCTTTATTGGCGCGCGGCTGTTGCTCTCCATCGCAGTGATGATGGAAAACCTGTTCATGCGGCAATCGTGGACCGTGGCCACCGTGACGCATCGCTTTATCGACTACTATGTCGAGCGCGGGATTCCGCGCCGCAAACTGACCTTCTTGCCCAACGGCGCCGACACCGCCGTCCTCAAGCCGCTTCCCTACGACGAAGAATACGCGCGCCGCATGGGCGTGCTCGGCAAGAAGGCCTTTGTGTATGCCGGCACCCACGCTTATTACCACGGCCTGGAGGTCTTGATCGAGGCCGCGCGCAAACTGACCGATCGCGACGACATTGTGATCTTGCTCGTCGGACAAGGGCCGGTGCGCGAGAATCTCAAGCGCATGGCGCGCATCTATGGCCTGAACAACGTGCTGTTTGGCGATTCGCCCTTCTCCGAGATGCCGCGTTTGATGTCGATCACCTACTCTTCGCTGGTGGTGATGAAAGACATCGAAACCGCGGAGAAGATGCGGCTTTCCAAGACGTTTCCGCCGTTGGCCTGCGGGGTGCCGGTGCTGCATTCGGGCCGTGGTGAGGCGGCCGATCTGCTCATAGAGCACGATTGCGGTCTTTGCGCGCCCCCCGACTCGCCCAGCGAATTGGCCGCCGCCATTCGCCGGCTGGCCGACCAACCAGAACTTCGCGATCGGTTGGGGCAAAACGGCGTGCGCTTCATTCAGCAAAACCTTTCCTGGTCGCGGATCATTGCCAACTGGCTGGAACAACTGCGACAATTGCCGCCCCATGCCGCTCCGCCGCTCGAGCCCGAACACGCTGGTGCGCACTGATGTCCGCTAGCCCCACAGCCCCCACCTCCACCTCGGGCCGCGTGATCGCGTTGTTTGGCCTGGGCTATGTCGGTTCGGTCTCGGCCTGCTGCCTGGCACGGGCAGGGCATCGGGTGATTGGCGTCGAGATCGTGCCGCAAAAGGTTGAGGCGATCAACCGCGGCGAGATCACCTTTGTCGAACCGGGGCTCGGCGAGCTGGCGCGCGACATGGTCGCCGCCGGCCGACTGAGCGCCACCGCCGACGTGGCCGCCGCCGTGGACGCCGCCGACACCTCGTTCATCTGCGTCGGCACGCCGGGCCAGCCGTCTGGCGCGCCCGACTATTCGCGCTTGTACCAGGTGTGCAAGTCGATCGGCCGCGTGCTGGCGAACAAGCCCGGCACGCACGACGTTGTGATTCGCTCCACGATCCTGCCGGGCACCGCCGAACAATGCGCCCTGATCGTGAGCGAGACCTCGGGCAAACGTGAAGGGGAAGGTTTTCGGGTGCTGGTCAATCCCGAGTTCTTGCGCGAGGGGACGGCGCTGGCCGATTACCAAAGCCCGCCGTTCACCGTGATTGGCGCCGAGAGCGAGGCGGACGCCGCCGCCCTGCGCGCGCTCTATGCCGAGTTGCCGGCCGCGCTATTCGTGGTCCCGCGGCGCGAAGCGGAAATCATCAAGTATTCGTGCAATCTGTTCCACGCGGTCAAGGTGGTCTTTGGCAACGAGATAGGGCGGCTTTGCAAAGCGGCCGGCATCGACAGTCATCGCGTGATGGACATCTTTTGTCACGACGAAAAGCTGAACCTGTCGCGTTACTACCTCAAGCCGGGCTATGCGTATGGCGGTTCCTGCCTGCCGAAGGATCTGCGCGCGATACTGGGCTATGGCCGACAGCAAGTGCTGGATCTGCCCATGCTCAACTCGATCGACGAGAGCAACTGGCAGCAGATCGAGCAGGGCTTTCGATTGATCGCCGAGCGCCAGCGCCGCAAGATCGGCATGGTCGGTTTATCGTTCAAATCATCGACCGACGACCTGCGCGAGAGCCCCTTGGTGCTCTTGGCGCAGATGTTGGTCGAAAATGGTTTTGAGCTGCGGATCTTTGATCCCAATGTGGTGGTTGCGGAACTATTGGGGGAAAACAAGACTTACGTGGAAAAGCGGTTGCCAACCGCCGACAGGCTGGTGACCACCGACCTGGCCGAGATGCTGGCCTGGGCCGAATGTCTGGTTATTGGCAATCGGCTACCGGCGGCCAAGACGGCGCTAGAGCAAGCGCGGCCCGATCAATGCGTGATCGACCTGGTGCGGGCGGAACAAAACATCGACACACGCGCGGAATATCACGGACTGGGCTGGGTCGCCCGGCCGGCGAATTGACGAAAGGAAGCGGACCGCGGGGAGGCGATTCGCGCGACGAAGAGCGACATGCGGATACTCTTTCTGACGCAATACTTCCCCCCGGAAATGGGCGCGCCCCAGGTGCGGCTTTCCGAATTGGGCGAGCGCCTGATTGATCGCGGTTGGCAGGCCGAAGCTTTGACCGCGCTGCCGAACTATCCCACCGGCAAGATCATCGGCGATTACTCTCCGTGGCGCTGCGTTGAAGAAACGGTGGGGCGCATCCGCACGGTGCGCGTGCCGCTCTATCCGGCCAAGACCGGCTTCATCAAACGGTTGTTCTCCTACTTCTCGTTTGTGCTGAGCGCCTCTTGGTACGGCCCCAAACGCTGCCAACGGCCAGATGTCATGCTCGTCGAGTCGCCGCCGCTGTTCATCGGCTACGCGGCGCGCTACCTGGCCTGGCGCTGGAAGTGTCCTTATGTGTTCAATGTCAGCGACCTGTGGCCCGAGTCGGCGATCCGCATGGGTGTGCTGCAGCCGGGCATGGCCGCGCGCATGGCCGAGCGATTGGAGCTGTCGCTGTATCGCAACGCGGCGGCGATCACCGGCCAATCCGAGGAGATCATCGCGGCCATACGCAAGCGCGCGCCGGAAACTCCCAACGAAGTCATCACCAATGGCGTCGCGCCAGAGCGATTTGGCAAACAAGCGGTCGATGGCGACGTGCGCGACCTGTTGGGCGACGAACCGGGGCCAGTGTTCACTTATGCCGGTCTGTTGGGCTTGGCGCAAGGGCTGGATCAACTGCTCGACATCGCGCAACAGTGGCCCGCCGACATGCCCGGCCGGTTCTTGATGGTTGGCGACGGACCGGCCCGCGAGGTGCTCGAGCGCCGCATTCGCGAGGAAGGGATCACGCGCGCGCGCATCGTGGGCCCGCAACCGCGCGAGCGCGTCCCGGCGCTATTGGCCGCCTCCGATGTGGCCTTTATTAGCCTGGGGATGAGCATACCGGGCGCGGTGCCGAGCAAAATCTATGAAGCGATGGCCTCCAGCTTGCCGATTCTGCTGATCGCCGATGGCGAGCCGGCGCGGCGCGTCGAGCGCGCGGGCTGCGGACTGGTGGTTTCGCCCGGCAATGTGGCGGCGGCCCGTGACGCCTGTTTGCGCTTGGCTCAAGACTATGAGCTGCGCAAGAGTCTCGGCGAGTCAGGTCGCATCGCGGCGGAGACCGACTACAATCGGCAGCGCATCGCCGATCGGCTCGATGGCTTTTTAACGCGCGTGGTCGAGAACACTCCCGCCGCAGCCAAGTGACT
This sequence is a window from Pirellulales bacterium. Protein-coding genes within it:
- a CDS encoding asparagine synthase C-terminal domain-containing protein, encoding PPLVHKAFRSWRGDERVYIGPLRDASESPDRQLSISGIGRLNASLVEQLDGGLGDLLHYGDAISMAHSIEARVPFLDYRLVEFCIRLPGEYKFRAGRGKAVLREAVKKLVPAEILDNRKKLGFPTPIARWFREQPENTVYPVLRSETCRRRGIFSPAEMESAIAQHVAGKQDFSSNIYRWLLTELWFQEFIDQRPAARHDWSAPDAKRMAEVAAA
- a CDS encoding glycosyltransferase family 4 protein, which gives rise to MSLGFRKRNEPSGQPGERWVIVTQYYPPEPGAPQIRLHTLATRLKAAGIDVRVLTGMPNYPVGVIHEKYRGKLHSTETIDGIEVQRVWLYPATGRKFLRRLANYLSFTFTATCYLLFMPRVDVLFVESQPISLGIAGVLMKWFRGVPYVYNIPDLQADSAKQLGFIGARLLLSIAVMMENLFMRQSWTVATVTHRFIDYYVERGIPRRKLTFLPNGADTAVLKPLPYDEEYARRMGVLGKKAFVYAGTHAYYHGLEVLIEAARKLTDRDDIVILLVGQGPVRENLKRMARIYGLNNVLFGDSPFSEMPRLMSITYSSLVVMKDIETAEKMRLSKTFPPLACGVPVLHSGRGEAADLLIEHDCGLCAPPDSPSELAAAIRRLADQPELRDRLGQNGVRFIQQNLSWSRIIANWLEQLRQLPPHAAPPLEPEHAGAH
- a CDS encoding nucleotide sugar dehydrogenase, with translation MSASPTAPTSTSGRVIALFGLGYVGSVSACCLARAGHRVIGVEIVPQKVEAINRGEITFVEPGLGELARDMVAAGRLSATADVAAAVDAADTSFICVGTPGQPSGAPDYSRLYQVCKSIGRVLANKPGTHDVVIRSTILPGTAEQCALIVSETSGKREGEGFRVLVNPEFLREGTALADYQSPPFTVIGAESEADAAALRALYAELPAALFVVPRREAEIIKYSCNLFHAVKVVFGNEIGRLCKAAGIDSHRVMDIFCHDEKLNLSRYYLKPGYAYGGSCLPKDLRAILGYGRQQVLDLPMLNSIDESNWQQIEQGFRLIAERQRRKIGMVGLSFKSSTDDLRESPLVLLAQMLVENGFELRIFDPNVVVAELLGENKTYVEKRLPTADRLVTTDLAEMLAWAECLVIGNRLPAAKTALEQARPDQCVIDLVRAEQNIDTRAEYHGLGWVARPAN
- a CDS encoding glycosyltransferase family 4 protein, with the translated sequence MRILFLTQYFPPEMGAPQVRLSELGERLIDRGWQAEALTALPNYPTGKIIGDYSPWRCVEETVGRIRTVRVPLYPAKTGFIKRLFSYFSFVLSASWYGPKRCQRPDVMLVESPPLFIGYAARYLAWRWKCPYVFNVSDLWPESAIRMGVLQPGMAARMAERLELSLYRNAAAITGQSEEIIAAIRKRAPETPNEVITNGVAPERFGKQAVDGDVRDLLGDEPGPVFTYAGLLGLAQGLDQLLDIAQQWPADMPGRFLMVGDGPAREVLERRIREEGITRARIVGPQPRERVPALLAASDVAFISLGMSIPGAVPSKIYEAMASSLPILLIADGEPARRVERAGCGLVVSPGNVAAARDACLRLAQDYELRKSLGESGRIAAETDYNRQRIADRLDGFLTRVVENTPAAAK